One segment of Acidovorax sp. DW039 DNA contains the following:
- a CDS encoding GNAT family N-acetyltransferase: MSDRFIYTTPLDPLARPLIDELSHEYESRYGEFYQQDGGPREMDKYAPELFSPAQGGNFVLLLRDGQAIGGGAFKRHDDPETAELKRVWTHSAHRRQGLAGRVLQELEAQALRQGYARLYLTTGFRQPEAVGLYLRHGYTALFDTSLPHETYRHLPFEKWLRVAALARVA, translated from the coding sequence CTGGATCCGTTGGCCCGGCCACTGATCGACGAGCTTTCGCACGAGTACGAGAGCCGCTATGGCGAGTTCTACCAGCAGGACGGCGGCCCGCGCGAAATGGACAAATACGCGCCCGAGCTGTTCTCGCCCGCGCAAGGCGGAAACTTCGTGCTACTGCTGCGCGATGGACAAGCCATTGGCGGCGGCGCCTTCAAGCGCCATGACGACCCCGAAACGGCTGAACTCAAACGCGTGTGGACCCACTCGGCCCATCGCCGCCAGGGGCTGGCGGGCCGCGTGCTGCAGGAGCTGGAGGCCCAGGCGCTGCGCCAGGGCTATGCGCGGCTGTACCTCACCACTGGTTTTCGCCAGCCCGAGGCTGTGGGGCTGTACCTGCGCCACGGCTACACCGCATTGTTCGATACCTCGCTGCCGCACGAAACCTACCGGCACCTGCCGTTCGAGAAGTGGCTGCGGGTGGCCGCGCTGGCCCGCGTCGCCTGA